GCGACGTAGGCGTCCACCACGTCGTCCACGGTCAGGATGGGCATCCCGGCGGACTCCAGCGCCTCCTTGAACCCCGCGATGATGTTGGTGTCGGCGAACGCGGGGCACACGGCGTTGACGGTGACGCCGTCGCCGGCCAGCGTCGGCCCGAGCGCCCGCACCAACCCCACGACGGCGGCCTTGTTGGCACCGTAAACCGGGTCCATCGGCATCGCCATCAGACCGGCCATGCTGGCCGTGGCCACGATGTGCCCGCCGCCGCGCGCCTTCAACGCCGGCAGGGCCGCGTGCACGCCGTAGACGACGCCGTCGAGGTTGATGCCCATGACCCGGCGGTACCGGTCGGGGTCGAAGTCGTCGCCGAGGCCGAAACCGGTGGCGATGCCCGCGTTGAGCACGGCGATGTCCAGCCCGCCGAACGCCTCGACGGCCTGGGCGACCGCCTGCTCGCTGTGCCGGGGGTCGCTGACGTCGCAGAGCACGAACAGCCCGTCGACCTCGTCGGCCACGGCCTTGCCGCCGTCGACGTCCACGTCCGCCACGACGACCTGCGCGCCCAGACCGGCGAGTCTGCGGGCCACCCCCGCGCCGATGCCGTTCGCGCCGCCGGTGACCCAAGCGACCTTGCCCTCGAACTCCATCCGCGCCTCCCTTGGCGACATTCCGACCAGTCGGTATGGTCGTCCCACCGGGCTGTGGCGTCAAGCCGTGTCGGCCGGTA
This DNA window, taken from Saccharothrix variisporea, encodes the following:
- a CDS encoding SDR family oxidoreductase, yielding MEFEGKVAWVTGGANGIGAGVARRLAGLGAQVVVADVDVDGGKAVADEVDGLFVLCDVSDPRHSEQAVAQAVEAFGGLDIAVLNAGIATGFGLGDDFDPDRYRRVMGINLDGVVYGVHAALPALKARGGGHIVATASMAGLMAMPMDPVYGANKAAVVGLVRALGPTLAGDGVTVNAVCPAFADTNIIAGFKEALESAGMPILTVDDVVDAYVAVLRSGGTGQCWYVQAGRPSEPFTFPNPPGPRTASGQRVTLHDPSQEG